Proteins encoded within one genomic window of Pararhizobium capsulatum DSM 1112:
- a CDS encoding GNAT family N-acetyltransferase — translation MDETSFEMMPTIRMLSSTDTAAFRAIRLESLRQDPDAFASQEDDWLRISEADWQRHLIHNTVFAAFENETPVAVMGLMRQRAAKMTHRATIIMVYIRKANRGSGLASDMLDFLAAIIGIRQLELAVRADNAEAIAFYRKAGFAEIGRIPGGFLQDGREIDEILMARRTDRRQDQNN, via the coding sequence ATGGATGAAACAAGCTTCGAGATGATGCCCACCATCCGCATGCTCTCCTCCACCGACACCGCCGCCTTCCGCGCGATCCGGCTTGAATCCCTGCGGCAGGACCCCGATGCCTTTGCCAGCCAGGAAGACGACTGGCTGAGAATTTCGGAAGCCGACTGGCAGCGCCATCTGATCCACAACACCGTCTTTGCCGCCTTCGAGAACGAAACTCCCGTTGCCGTCATGGGCCTGATGCGCCAGCGCGCTGCCAAGATGACGCATCGCGCGACGATCATCATGGTCTATATACGCAAGGCCAATCGCGGCTCGGGGCTGGCGAGCGACATGCTCGATTTCCTTGCCGCCATCATCGGCATCCGCCAGCTGGAGCTTGCCGTGCGCGCCGACAATGCCGAAGCCATCGCCTTTTATCGCAAGGCGGGCTTTGCCGAGATCGGCCGCATTCCCGGCGGCTTTCTGCAGGACGGCCGGGAAATCGACGAGATTCTCATGGCCCGGCGCACCGATCGGCGACAAGATCAAAACAATTGA
- a CDS encoding branched-chain amino acid aminotransferase — MAVDTKARSTTWTYVDGEWLSGNPPLIGPTSHAMWLGSTVFDGGRWFDGIAPDLDLHCQRVNRSALALGLKPTVAAEDIEGLAWEGVKKFDGKTAIYIKPMYWGEHGSPGSVVTVDPESTRFALCLFEAPMGEGPGGQSLTVSPFRRPTIECMPTDAKAGCLYPNNGRILAEARGRGFNNALVRDMLGNIAETGSSNVFMVRDGVVFTPAANRTFLAGITRLRVIGLLREAGFEVVETTLTLADFEGADEIFTSGNYSKVVPVTKLEGRDLQPGPIAAKAKDLYMDWANASSSDF, encoded by the coding sequence ATGGCCGTCGACACCAAAGCGCGCAGCACCACCTGGACCTATGTGGACGGAGAGTGGCTTTCCGGCAATCCGCCGCTGATCGGCCCGACCTCGCATGCCATGTGGCTCGGCTCCACCGTATTCGATGGTGGCCGCTGGTTCGATGGCATCGCGCCGGATCTCGACCTGCATTGCCAACGCGTCAATCGCTCGGCGCTGGCGCTCGGGCTGAAGCCGACGGTGGCGGCCGAGGATATCGAAGGGCTCGCCTGGGAAGGCGTCAAGAAGTTTGACGGCAAGACCGCCATCTACATCAAGCCGATGTACTGGGGCGAACATGGTTCGCCGGGCAGCGTCGTCACCGTCGATCCCGAATCGACCCGCTTTGCGCTCTGCCTGTTCGAAGCGCCGATGGGCGAGGGGCCGGGCGGCCAGTCGCTCACAGTCTCGCCCTTCCGCCGACCGACGATCGAGTGCATGCCGACGGATGCCAAGGCCGGCTGCCTCTATCCGAACAACGGCCGCATCCTCGCCGAAGCCCGCGGTCGCGGTTTCAACAATGCGCTGGTGCGCGACATGCTCGGCAATATCGCCGAGACCGGCTCGTCCAACGTCTTCATGGTCAGGGACGGCGTCGTTTTCACGCCCGCCGCCAACCGCACTTTCCTCGCCGGCATCACCCGTCTGCGCGTCATCGGCCTCCTGCGCGAGGCCGGCTTCGAGGTGGTCGAAACCACACTGACGCTGGCCGATTTTGAGGGCGCCGACGAAATCTTCACCTCCGGAAACTATTCAAAGGTCGTTCCGGTCACCAAGCTGGAAGGCCGCGACCTGCAGCCCGGCCCGATCGCCGCCAAGGCTAAGGACCTCTATATGGACTGGGCCAACGCCTCGTCTTCGGATTTCTGA
- a CDS encoding superoxide dismutase: MAFELPNLPYDYDALAPYMSRETLEYHHDKHHQAYVTNGNKLAEEAGLADLSLEEIVKKSYGTNQPLFNNAGQHYNHLHFWKWMKKGGGGTSLPGALDAAIKSDLGGYDKFRADFLAAGAGQFGSGWAWLSVKNGKLEISKTPNGENPLVHGATPILGVDVWEHSYYIDYRNARPKYLEAFVDSLVNWDYVLELYEGATK; the protein is encoded by the coding sequence ATGGCTTTCGAATTGCCGAACCTTCCCTATGACTACGATGCGCTCGCGCCCTACATGTCGCGCGAGACGCTCGAGTATCATCACGACAAGCACCATCAGGCTTACGTGACCAACGGCAACAAGCTGGCTGAAGAAGCCGGTCTTGCCGATCTGTCGCTCGAGGAAATCGTCAAGAAGTCCTACGGCACCAACCAGCCGCTGTTCAACAATGCCGGCCAGCACTACAACCACCTTCACTTCTGGAAGTGGATGAAGAAGGGCGGCGGCGGCACGTCGCTTCCGGGCGCGCTCGATGCGGCCATCAAGTCCGATCTCGGCGGCTACGACAAGTTCCGTGCCGACTTCCTCGCAGCCGGCGCCGGCCAGTTCGGCTCGGGTTGGGCATGGCTCTCCGTCAAGAACGGCAAGCTCGAAATCTCCAAGACCCCGAACGGCGAAAACCCGCTGGTTCACGGCGCGACCCCGATCCTCGGCGTCGACGTGTGGGAGCACTCCTACTACATCGACTACCGCAACGCCCGTCCGAAGTACCTCGAAGCCTTCGTCGATAGCCTGGTCAACTGGGACTACGTGCTGGAACTTTACGAAGGCGCGACCAAGTAA